The window TTCATCTGCTTTTCAGAATTTAGAAGTAGATTGATTAGAGAGTAAATCATATAATTAAGAGCTGAAATACAGAAACTGAGATTGCAATAAGTCCTACAGAAAAACTACCTTGCTTTAACTATCACTTCTATTCTCAATCGCATTAGTAAGTAAAACTTGGGCCCCGTACATAGCCTGTATATGTggatgtaaagattttttttctaggaaaaggaagaaatcattttgacattttcagaAACTCCAAGAAAGCATGATAAATTTGTCTTCATGATTTGTGATAAATTGAATGAAGGGAGAAATAAAGATTCTTCTTCTACCAGACTATAGGTGgtctttaaaaaagagatttattatggATTTAACTTGGAAATtcctatagaaaaatatataagatttgGTGTTCAGTAAAGGTCTACTGATGAGTTTTTGAATGCATAACTATTTAATCATGTTAGGTAAATCAAATAACTTCAAAGAGCaagatcttcatttttattagtgaCCCAAGATTATTTCTCCTCATGAATAAAAGTCCACAGTACAAGGAATTGCTTTTCAGCTTCTGGGATCTAATCCAAGATTAGTTTAAATGAATTCAGTTTAGTTAGATGTGTTAGCACAGACTAGTTAGACAAAATATGTTCTGTTTATTATGTCCAGACATCTTAACTTACACAATATTACCTCTATGGATTCTATCTAAAATATCATTTGATACCAGAGTATTTCTGAGCCAGGTACATAATAACACTATTATAAATAACCATGCTATaatataaatattgtcaaaattgaaATCAGAACAAGTTAGAAAACTTCAAGTTTTTAATGTGCTCACAAATTAAGACAGGAGATGTGACTGAATGTGTCCAGAAAGCCTCCTCAAAGCAGTTGCAGCATCGTTTgcaattaaaattggaagaaatattTTGACCTTTCTCAAAGTTTTCTTCATCAAGTCTTCCCTCTTAATCATTCTCCTGGCTGATCTGTGAATGTGGGGAACTGTTTCATCTATGTTGCATGACTCTGTCACTCCATGCTGTTTCTCTTCTGTAGACATCCTAGGTCACCAATTAGAATATTTCCATGATTATGTCATATTCTACTTCTTGTTTGATCCATAAGGAATCATCTCTCAAGTGGTCAGTGGAAAATACTGAAGACTCTTGAGAGGATACAACTCATGGGAGAGATTATTAAAATGACTAAGGAAATAATAGAGAGTgtttgaaatacttaaaataaagttATCACATTTTTTCCAGAGAGTTCAAGATTGTTTGCACCTGCTGGAACTCACTATGGACCTTGGTTCCTTGAGATGCCAGGTCAGCTATAGAAGTTAAGGCCAAGGGCTTCTGTTACAGGACCCAGGGAAACACCAATTCTTACTCCCCTTgctaaacaggaaaaaaaaaatggctcactAATAAGCTTCAGCAAACAAATTCAAGTACAGGTAACACAGTGAGAATATTCAAAATGTCATAAATGCTGAACTTGGCTCTGAGAGAGACCCATGGAGTCCCCACATGGTGAGAAAGCAAAGAATATGAGTGGACGTGGGGGCTGGACCTGGTTGCTCACCCCACTCAGGACTCAAGAGGGGTCTTTTCTTCTGAAACCAGAACTGTTGAAAAAGCAATTCTGATCCAGTTAAACAATCTTTAAAAGATTTCTTGCACACGCAATGGGACAATCTGTGGACTGGAAGAGCAAACAAAACTGTGAAGAAGCCAGGCCCAGGACAGTTGCACAACATTTCACAAAACATAAAAGTCCAAGCATTGCCATCTTTCTTGTGATTTCTGTCACATCTTAGCATACCTTTTAAGGTAAGCAGGGCTGCTGAGGCTCAGTTTTATGCTGCCCAAGTCTTAAAGCTCTCACCTTCTGTTTCCTTCATGATTATGGAAGGCATCTCCAGCAAAAGTATGACTTAAATTTAAATCTTGTGGAGTCCAGCAAGTGGCCTCTGTGGTGGCTCGATTTCGTTTATCAACACAGCATTGCATCTTCTGTAGACTAAGCCAATCTTCCTCTTCTGAACAATTTGCATCAATGAttggcaaatttaaaaaaatgtacattttgatggagaaaaaaaatgaaaagtgatcTAGAGGTTCAATAGATCCTTATTAAAATCTTTATGACCTTGGGCATTGCAATGATTTTTTGATCTCACATCAAAGtacaaacaacaaaagcaaaaaattagCAAGTGGCATgacatcaaaataaacatttctggaGTTCTGAGACCAGTGGGACACAATaaaaccctttctctaaataaataaataagtaaattaaaagaaagtaCCTAAACCAATTGAAAAAGCAATCTATAGTATCAGAGAAAATAGCTGGGTATGGTAATGGATGCCTATAatacagctacttgggaggctaaggcaggaggattacaaattgaaGGCCATCCTGAGCATCTAAGTGAGACCTTGTgtcaacataaaattaaaaagtagggcttgggatgtagctcagtggtagagtactctgagttcaatcctcagtaatgataacaaaataataatttaaaaaatctagagaaaatatgtttgaatCATGTATCTGGTAAAGGGGTTACTATCCAAAGTATATTGGGAACTCCTGTACTCaatagcaaataaacaaacaggggAACAAGTACTCAGCAACAAGAACCCCactgaaaaatgggcaaaggatttaaacaggattttttttcagaacaatATATTCAAATGTCTTACAGATTTGGGAAATTATATTTGACATTTCCAGGCATCAAGGTAATGTCAATCAAAATTATGGGGTATTGCCTCACATGAGTTAGAAGGGCtatactctgaaaaaaaagataaataacagaCACTAAGAGGGAGCTAGGATCTGGAGAAATCATAGTGTTTGTAAATGTTTGGTGGGAATACAGAATATCAGCTATGGAAAACAACATGGAGgtttctcagaaaattaaaaatagaacatccATATTTTCTAGCTCtcccacttctaggtatatatccaaaaattTGAAACAGGGATCCTCAAGTGTAATATATCTGCACTTCTACACTagatagcagcattattcacaatagctaagatatggaaataatccaaatgttcatcaatgaatgaatcaatgaagaaCATATGGCACATGGTGGATTATTAATAagtgtttaatttaaaaagtttttttcctgacttttttttcaaaaaggaagacATGGGAAGTTCCAGGCTAATAAGCAATTTCCGTAGAGCAAgatgagaaagttctagaaagcTGCTGTGAAATATTGTGCCTGGAGTGAAAAATACTGCGTTGTGCATCCAAAGGTTTAGGAGGGTAGATCTTGGGTTAAGTGCTTTtatgaaacaaagagaaataaagcagattaaatgataaaaaaagataaaatgtatttgtgtGCCTCCCACGGAGTTCATAGGAAAAACACTAGCAAATTTGAAATTGTATCCCCAGTGCTTTTGTTAAACCCTAGTGGCGTGAATTCAAATGAGCACTCATCACTGAGGCTCCTCAGTTCTTCTGAGATTTGCCTTAAGAAATAATTACCATCTCTCACATTCTGAAATAAATACAACCAGATTTTTCTGCTTAAAGAGGTCTTAAGAAACTGCCTTAATCAGAGGTTGAGAAAGTACTGCCATAGTAACCCAGAAGTAAGTTCCTATGCTttgaatttcttgatttttaatcaaaagaaaattgtattaAAGGTTCTTACTGAAGCCCGAGGTTTAAAGGTGTTGACATCAATGAGAGTTAGGTTTCCATTGGCTTTGTGAATCAGTATGTCATATAAACTTTGACATTTAGctcaaaaaaatagacacaaCTTTTCTCAAGGGCTTTAGGCAGAGAAGTAAAGAGGGGTGATAAATTATAGAAGGTGTTAATTCTATTTTGGACAAAAGTCATTACAAGCTCATTTCAGGCAAAATGTTAGTTTCCAACTACTTGAAATGAATTCACTATTTTGTCCTTCTGATGACCCGTTTCACATTTACAGCAGAAAAGTAAAGGTCAGGAAGGTAAGTTAAACTTGGGACCCATGTGAAGTTAGAATTCCTAACTGGTGGAATGAAAACCAAAATCATTTATTGGAATGAGTTTCACAAATTTTGACTTTCTAAATTCTGAAGTATCAACCTACTTCAGGATGGCAGAACAGgtactactttgaaaattttagcTAAGTGTTATCCAAGTTCATTCAGGGAATTTATTAGTGTCAAGGTTGTGTATAAATTCCACAACCATCCAAAACTATTGCTGATACAAGTAAATAACTGAGCTCCTTGAAATAGCTCattgagttattattattttaggtgtAAATTggtcattttaattgttttttcagAGCCATCCATCAGATAAGCTTTTGTGAACATTAACACaccaaaatgttttttctttttctattatttttttttctattggttctttttagttactcATAACATTACAATTCCTtttgacataatttaaaaattaataaatttatttattctaatttagtccccagtactcccccttttcctctccatgtggatttttatttctggaaccTGCACATGTCACAGAGCTTTTTAGTCAAAACTGTTTCAGATCCCTCCCATGGTCAGTAAGTGACACAAAACAACTTCATCCTAGTGCAAATGAATccatcatgtataattaattgctttcatttttgtaAGTGAAATTCATATATCCTGATCATTTCTCTTCCAATTTTGTCTATTCTTGTATTCTCCATCAAGTTTTCCTTCAGAGTTTCTTATGTGCGAAGGAGCAGGAGAAGAACCTCTCCTATACTCCCAGCTGCTGTcctatgaataaatataaaaattccagAATTCTTTCTACTAGACCCTCTTGAAAGGAAGCTTCTATTAATCCTGATCCCTGTGCTCCACTGAATCCCGTTGAGTTTCTTGATGGGAAAGTCATATATAGAAAAGAATTAgactttcaataaaataaaacatttctataTGAGAGAACATCCCAGGTAGAGTTTTCTCCCCTCCTTTGCATTAACTCTGCACACATAAGCCAGGATAGACTTCTATTTTCCATTacaaagagagaaatggagaagcTTGTTTATGAATTCAAAAGTATAAAATTGTAGGTGCAACATGATATGCAAGACTCTCAACTGATTATTATTCCCAAACTTTGTCATTACTTCTAAGTAATGATATCCCTCCCTGTCATGGTACAGTCTATCTCAGGGTGTAAATGAAGCACATAAGAGAAAACAATGGTGTAGGGGGAAGATGTGACACAGCTCTGTGCTCCATGCTGCACCTCATTGGGATGACATGCTTGTCCTCCTACCAGCAGTTCCTTGTCATCAAACATCTCAATTCTTTCCAGATTAACAGGGAAGTTCTAACTTTATAAAAGTTATAGTAGTAGTGAATAGTTTTGCAAGAATTGGGCAAATTATAAAAGTGTGAAacttgagaaaaaaggaaaagtataaaaAGCATCTTGAGTGAAAGAAAGATAGGATTCAGCATTAGATGTGCTGTGAagagaaattaaagcaaaatggAGGGCAGCAGTGTAGCTAGGAACATAGATCAATGGTAgcatgtagggaaaaaaaaggatgtgTTCAGTATCTTAAATGCAAACTATACtaactgaatttctttttaaaaaaagagtgacaGAACTCTTTTCTATAATCATCCTCAAAATACTGTGTGggaattaatttttaagatgctttaaaattttatttggcaaagGTTTATGGAACTGGCAAATCCTTCATTATATTCCTATTGATAATTAATAGATATGAAGATCCAAATATTCCACAGAAGACATTCTGAAACACATTGAACTTTTGCAAGCAATTTCTTTTCACACAAAATTTCAATAAGCACTAAATTCTACTAAATTTCTGACCTCTTTCAAACCTCTTTTAGGATACAGAGAGGAGTCAAATGCACAAGGTGATCTATGCTCTCAGTCatatactatttaaaatttttcttctaatgaaTAATCCAATACATAACTTATGCTGGGTAGTCATGATACAATAATAAACTAGATTTTCTATCAGTTATGGAAGAACTAATGTATGTGGATTAGAAAGTAGACAATTATTGTGATTTCATAGGCTAaagaataaatgcatatttataggGTGTGCTGGAAACAAGGAACAGAAAGGGATTGAATCACTCATTAAGAGGAAAAAGgtgagaaatatttcataaagcaGTAGGCTTTAATCTGGGTCTTATAGGATAATTtggaattaaaatgcaaaataataataataataataataataaaatcaaaatagtgccaccagagaaagaagaaatgtaatttacctgcaaatgtatGTTAttatgtatgaatgtatgtatgtatttgtctatctatctatctatgtatctatctatctatcattgAATGGTATGTGTATAGATACGGAGACAGAAatgttaaagttaaaaaaagaaatgagataataatttagtagtttaaaaaacccacaatttGATGGTAGAACCCATTGTGTgatatattctttggagaaaagctATTTCAACTCTCATTGGAACTTTATGCCTATTGTTTTCTGTAGTTTCAAGGCAGACCGTGACTATCCAGAGATGCCCACCATAAATGGCAGTGTGATAACAGAATTCGTTTTGCTAGGGCTCACGGATCGCCCAGACCTCCAGCCTGCCCTCTTTGTGCTGTTTCTGGCCCTTTACTTCATCACACTCTCTGGGAACCTGGGCATGGTAGTGTTAATCCAACTGGACTCTCGCCTtcacacgcccatgtacttcttcctcagtaACTTGGCCTTTGTGGACTTGTGTTACACCTGCAATGCAACCCCACAGATGCTGAAGAATTTCTTATCAGAGAAGAAGACCATCTCCTTTGTGGGATGCTTTACACAGTGCTATAATTTCATTGCCCTTCTCCTCACAGAAATGTACATGCTCGCTgcaatggcctatgaccgctatgtggccatatGTGATCCGCTGCGCTACAGTGTGAAGATGTCCAGGAGAGTGTACATCAGCTTGGCCACATGTCCTTATGTGTATGGGTTCTCAGATGGACTCTTCCAGAGCATCCTGACCTTCCGCATGACCTTCTGTAGGTCCAATGTCATCAATCACTTTTACTGTGCTGACCCACCACTCATCAAGCTCTCCTGCTCTGACACGTATGTCAAAGAGCATGCCATGCTCATCTCAGCTATCTtcaacctctccacctccctcacCATCATCCTGGTGTCCTATgccttcatcatggctgccatccTCAGGATCAATTCAGCAGAGGGCAGGCGCAAGGCATTCTCCACCTGTGGCTCCCACATGATGGCTGTCACCTTGTTTTATGGGACCCTGTTCCTCATGTATGTGAGACCACCAACAGACAAGACTGTTGAGGAATCCAAAATAATTGCTGTGTTCTACAGCTTTGTCAACCCAGTGCTTAATCCCTTGATCTATAGTCTGAGGAACAAGGATGTAAAGAAGGCTTTGAAGAATGTCCTTAGAAGAAATATTATTAGGACAATGTCACTGCCTCCATTTGGCCATAAACCATAACTCTAAAATTTTGGTCCAAATGTTCTTCCAACAATATGGTCAGAAAGGTAAGTTAGTACAtccattatgaaaaacaatatggATTTTTCTCAAAAAGTCAAAGATAGAACTACCAAGTATTCTGGATTTTCTATATCTAGGTAtagatttaaggaaataaaatccgTATGTACAGGAAATATGTATGCTCCCATGTTCTTTGCAGatttattcacaataatcaagacaTGTAACCAAGACATGTTCATCAGTGAatccatgaaaaaagaaaatgtgctttattttcagtctgaagaaagaggaaagtatTGTCAATTGTGTCAATGTGGTGAAATGAACCAggcacagaaaataataataataatgctgcaAGTTTTCACTTGTACTTGGAGTCTGAAATAtgaaactcatagaaacagagtgGTTAACAAGGATTGGTGAGGGATGAGGCCTAGGAAATGTTGTTCCAAggatacaaaattttcttttagaaagaatAAACCCAAGAGATCT is drawn from Urocitellus parryii isolate mUroPar1 chromosome 4, mUroPar1.hap1, whole genome shotgun sequence and contains these coding sequences:
- the LOC144254200 gene encoding olfactory receptor 5M11-like; this translates as MPTINGSVITEFVLLGLTDRPDLQPALFVLFLALYFITLSGNLGMVVLIQLDSRLHTPMYFFLSNLAFVDLCYTCNATPQMLKNFLSEKKTISFVGCFTQCYNFIALLLTEMYMLAAMAYDRYVAICDPLRYSVKMSRRVYISLATCPYVYGFSDGLFQSILTFRMTFCRSNVINHFYCADPPLIKLSCSDTYVKEHAMLISAIFNLSTSLTIILVSYAFIMAAILRINSAEGRRKAFSTCGSHMMAVTLFYGTLFLMYVRPPTDKTVEESKIIAVFYSFVNPVLNPLIYSLRNKDVKKALKNVLRRNIIRTMSLPPFGHKP